One part of the Thermoanaerobacterium sp. CMT5567-10 genome encodes these proteins:
- a CDS encoding Nif3-like dinuclear metal center hexameric protein → MSLKCQTIAGMIDKLAPHKCAEDWDNIGLLVGNPRKDVSTVMVALDATREVVKEAISKKVDMIITHHPIIFRPLKNVRTDNPAGEIITMLVKEDIPVYSAHTNFDAAKGGMNDILCNILGIYDEEILHVTYKEGYKKIVVYVPIGYEEIVKNAMCNAGAGFIGNYSDCTFQILGTGSFRPLEGTNPFIGEIGKVENTQEVRIETIAPEKLVNRIISAMLKVHPYEEVAYDIYPVETLYDEYGMGRIGYIKGTTLEDLANGVKAKLGLKNLRVVGDLQKTINKVAICGGSGGNLVSISAFKGADVLITGDVGYHDAVDARHLGLAIIDAGHFGTEKISVNFIAEYIRDEAQKMNVDLNVITSEEQVDPFIFM, encoded by the coding sequence ATGAGTCTGAAATGCCAGACAATAGCCGGAATGATTGACAAACTTGCACCACATAAGTGTGCAGAAGATTGGGACAACATAGGACTTTTAGTTGGAAACCCTCGAAAAGATGTCTCTACTGTGATGGTAGCTTTAGATGCGACGAGAGAAGTTGTAAAAGAAGCTATATCAAAAAAGGTAGATATGATAATCACACACCACCCAATTATATTTAGACCTTTAAAGAACGTACGTACAGACAATCCGGCAGGGGAAATAATAACCATGCTGGTGAAAGAAGACATACCAGTTTATTCTGCTCATACTAATTTTGATGCTGCAAAGGGTGGAATGAATGATATTCTTTGCAATATACTTGGTATATACGATGAGGAAATACTACATGTTACATACAAAGAAGGATATAAGAAAATCGTCGTATATGTACCTATTGGATATGAGGAGATAGTAAAAAATGCTATGTGCAATGCAGGTGCCGGGTTTATAGGAAATTACAGTGATTGTACTTTTCAAATATTGGGTACAGGGAGTTTTAGACCATTAGAGGGAACAAATCCTTTCATAGGTGAAATAGGCAAAGTAGAAAATACACAAGAAGTAAGGATTGAGACGATTGCTCCAGAAAAATTGGTAAACAGAATAATTAGTGCTATGCTAAAGGTTCATCCATATGAAGAAGTAGCGTATGACATATATCCAGTAGAGACGCTGTATGACGAATATGGAATGGGAAGAATAGGATACATAAAAGGTACTACATTAGAAGACCTTGCCAATGGTGTAAAAGCTAAGTTAGGACTAAAGAATCTCAGAGTTGTAGGTGATTTGCAGAAAACCATAAATAAAGTGGCTATTTGTGGTGGTAGCGGTGGTAATCTTGTATCTATATCAGCTTTTAAAGGTGCCGATGTTTTGATTACAGGAGATGTGGGATACCATGATGCAGTAGATGCAAGGCATCTTGGACTGGCCATAATCGATGCAGGACACTTTGGCACTGAGAAGATTTCTGTAAATTTCATCGCTGAATACATAAGGGATGAAGCACAAAAAATGAATGTAGACTTAAATGTCATTACTAGTGAGGAACAAGTTGATCCATTTATATTCATGTAA
- a CDS encoding deoxyguanosinetriphosphate triphosphohydrolase — MNIREISEDMEYKILSPYAAHSRESKGRVKEEEKCDIRTDFQRDRDRIIHCKAFRRLSHKTQVFISPEGDHYRTRLTHTLEVAQISKTIARALRLNEDLTEAIALGHDLGHTPFGHSGEQVLNKLLKDGFRHSVQSLRVVDVLENNGLGLNLTWEVRDGILNHSTSGSPRTLEGKIVQLSDKIAYVNHDIDDAIRGKILTNDDIPRELRQILGDTHSKRINTMVRNIIENSIGKNDISMSDDIYEATYSLRDFLFKKVYIGSKAKSEEIKAKKVVEQLFNYFYENVDGMPKEFVELTYKYGKERAVADYIAGMTDKYAIIKYKELFLPSPWEDKNF; from the coding sequence ATGAATATAAGAGAAATATCTGAAGATATGGAATATAAAATACTATCACCGTATGCAGCACACAGCAGAGAATCAAAAGGAAGAGTTAAAGAAGAAGAAAAGTGCGATATACGCACAGATTTTCAAAGGGATAGAGATAGAATCATACACTGTAAGGCATTTCGAAGATTAAGCCATAAAACGCAAGTCTTTATTTCTCCTGAAGGTGATCACTACAGAACGAGATTGACTCATACTTTAGAAGTTGCTCAGATTTCAAAGACGATTGCACGGGCTTTACGGCTTAATGAGGATTTGACTGAAGCGATTGCATTAGGGCATGACTTAGGTCATACTCCTTTTGGACATTCCGGAGAGCAGGTATTAAATAAACTTTTAAAAGATGGCTTTAGGCATAGTGTGCAGAGCTTGAGAGTTGTTGATGTATTAGAAAATAATGGCTTGGGACTTAATTTGACTTGGGAAGTAAGAGACGGGATATTAAATCATTCTACTTCAGGCAGTCCAAGAACACTTGAGGGAAAGATCGTTCAACTGTCTGATAAGATAGCGTATGTAAACCATGATATAGATGATGCCATAAGAGGCAAAATATTGACAAATGATGATATACCTAGAGAATTAAGACAAATTTTAGGGGATACTCACAGCAAAAGAATAAACACAATGGTGAGAAACATAATCGAAAATAGCATAGGTAAGAATGATATATCTATGAGTGATGACATCTATGAGGCCACTTACAGTCTCAGAGATTTTTTATTTAAAAAAGTGTATATAGGTTCAAAAGCAAAAAGCGAAGAAATTAAAGCGAAAAAAGTTGTAGAGCAACTTTTTAATTATTTTTACGAGAATGTAGATGGTATGCCGAAAGAATTTGTTGAGTTGACATATAAATACGGAAAAGAGAGAGCAGTAGCAGATTATATAGCTGGAATGACTGATAAGTACGCTATAATCAAATATAAAGAGCTTTTTTTGCCTTCACCGTGGGAAGATAAAAATTTTTAA
- the rpoD gene encoding RNA polymerase sigma factor RpoD, with protein sequence MADKKVTHKEGTPVDKEKVKNSIRELIDKGKKNGMLTYNEIMNSLEDIDMDAEQIEKVYDTFEKLGIEIVGEEPQQEELIPEEDLDLDLSIPEGINIDDPVRMYLKEIGKIPLLSPDEEIELAKRIEKGDEEAKKRLTEANLRLVVSIAKRYVGRGMLFLDLIQEGNLGLLKAVEKFNYRKGFKFSTYATWWIRQAITRAIADQARTIRIPVHMVETINKLIRVSRQLLQELGRDPLPEEIAKEMDMSVDKVREIMKIAQEPVSLETPIGEEEDSHLGDFIPDEDAPAPAEAAAFTMLKEQLIDVLDTLTPREEKVLRLRFGLDDGRARTLEEVGKEFNVTRERIRQIEAKALRKLRHPSRSKKLKDFLD encoded by the coding sequence ATGGCTGATAAAAAGGTTACCCATAAGGAGGGGACACCCGTGGATAAAGAAAAAGTAAAGAATTCTATAAGAGAACTTATTGATAAAGGCAAAAAAAATGGAATGCTGACTTACAATGAGATAATGAATTCTCTGGAAGATATTGACATGGATGCTGAACAAATCGAGAAGGTCTATGACACATTTGAAAAGTTGGGGATAGAAATCGTAGGAGAAGAGCCTCAGCAGGAAGAATTGATACCTGAAGAAGATTTAGACTTAGATTTATCCATTCCTGAAGGTATTAACATCGATGATCCGGTAAGAATGTACTTAAAGGAGATTGGCAAGATTCCCCTTTTATCTCCTGATGAAGAGATAGAGCTTGCAAAAAGGATAGAAAAAGGAGATGAAGAAGCTAAAAAGAGGCTGACTGAGGCAAATTTAAGGCTTGTAGTTAGTATCGCAAAAAGATATGTAGGGCGAGGTATGCTGTTTCTCGATTTGATACAAGAAGGAAACTTGGGACTTCTGAAAGCTGTTGAAAAGTTTAATTACAGAAAAGGCTTTAAATTCAGCACATATGCTACATGGTGGATAAGGCAGGCGATAACAAGAGCTATAGCTGATCAGGCTAGAACAATAAGAATCCCTGTTCATATGGTAGAAACTATTAATAAGCTTATAAGAGTTTCAAGGCAGCTTTTGCAAGAATTAGGCCGTGATCCACTGCCGGAAGAGATTGCTAAAGAAATGGATATGTCGGTAGATAAAGTCAGAGAAATAATGAAAATAGCTCAGGAACCAGTATCATTGGAGACGCCAATTGGTGAAGAAGAAGATAGCCATCTTGGTGATTTTATACCTGATGAAGATGCTCCAGCTCCAGCAGAGGCAGCGGCGTTTACGATGCTAAAAGAACAGCTCATAGATGTTCTCGACACATTGACTCCTAGAGAAGAAAAAGTGTTGAGATTGAGGTTTGGGTTAGATGATGGCAGAGCAAGGACACTGGAGGAAGTAGGAAAAGAGTTTAATGTAACTAGAGAGAGAATAAGACAGATAGAAGCAAAAGCTTTAAGAAAGTTGAGACACCCAAGCCGCAGCAAAAAGTTGAAAGACTTTTTAGATTAG
- the gpmI gene encoding 2,3-bisphosphoglycerate-independent phosphoglycerate mutase, with amino-acid sequence MPKNFVMLVVLDGFGISESKEGNAIYTANTPNLDYYFKNYPNTKLIPSGLAVGLPEGQMGNSEVGHLNIGAGRIVYQELTRISKEIKEGEFFKKQEFLDAIENVKKNGSKLHLFGLLSDGGVHSHITHLFALMKLAKEQGLNEVYVHAFLDGRDVPPACAKEYVKSFEDESNRLGIGKIATIAGRYYAMDRDKRWDRTKKAYDAIALGKGVFANSPEEAIDIAYSKDQTDEFVEPTVILENEKPTATVDANDSIIFFNFRPDRARQITRAFIDEVFNYFEREKGYIPVYFVSMTQYDITFENIHVAYKPENLKNTLGEYLSDKGIKQLRIAETEKYAHVTFFFNGGVEEPNKGEDRILIPSPKVATYDLKPEMSAYEVTDTVVEKIKSNQYGFILLNFANPDMVGHTGVFNAAVKAIEAIDECVGRIVRACQEVGGTILITADHGNSEQMIDPVTKEPQTAHTTNPVPFIVIGEGDVTLRNDGILADIAPTVLDIMGLPKPQEMTGKSLIIGR; translated from the coding sequence ATGCCCAAAAATTTTGTAATGCTTGTTGTTTTAGATGGATTTGGCATTTCAGAAAGTAAAGAAGGAAATGCTATTTACACAGCTAATACACCGAATCTTGATTATTACTTTAAAAATTATCCCAATACAAAGCTAATACCAAGTGGACTTGCTGTTGGGCTTCCAGAAGGACAGATGGGAAATTCAGAGGTTGGACATCTAAACATAGGCGCTGGAAGAATTGTATATCAGGAGTTAACAAGAATAAGCAAGGAAATTAAAGAAGGGGAGTTCTTTAAAAAGCAAGAATTTCTCGATGCTATTGAAAATGTCAAGAAAAATGGCTCTAAGCTCCATCTTTTTGGACTTTTGTCCGACGGTGGTGTTCACAGTCATATTACGCACCTTTTTGCACTTATGAAACTTGCAAAAGAGCAAGGATTAAATGAAGTGTATGTTCATGCATTTTTAGACGGAAGGGATGTTCCGCCAGCCTGTGCTAAGGAATACGTAAAATCTTTTGAAGATGAGTCTAATAGGCTTGGAATAGGAAAAATAGCTACCATCGCAGGAAGATACTATGCAATGGATCGCGATAAAAGATGGGATAGGACGAAAAAAGCTTATGATGCCATAGCGTTAGGCAAAGGTGTATTTGCTAATTCACCTGAAGAAGCAATAGATATAGCATATAGTAAAGATCAGACAGATGAGTTTGTAGAACCTACTGTTATTTTAGAAAATGAAAAACCAACCGCTACTGTAGATGCAAATGACTCTATAATATTCTTTAATTTCAGGCCAGATAGAGCAAGGCAGATTACAAGAGCTTTTATAGACGAAGTGTTTAACTATTTTGAAAGAGAAAAGGGCTATATACCTGTTTACTTTGTCTCTATGACTCAGTATGATATAACATTCGAGAACATACATGTTGCATACAAGCCTGAGAATTTAAAAAATACATTGGGCGAATATTTAAGCGATAAAGGCATAAAGCAGCTTAGAATAGCTGAAACTGAAAAATACGCTCATGTTACATTCTTCTTTAACGGTGGTGTAGAAGAGCCAAATAAAGGTGAAGACAGGATATTGATACCTTCACCAAAAGTGGCAACATACGATTTAAAACCTGAAATGAGTGCATATGAGGTTACTGATACAGTAGTAGAAAAAATTAAGTCAAATCAATATGGTTTTATACTGCTTAATTTTGCAAATCCTGACATGGTTGGTCATACAGGCGTATTTAATGCCGCTGTAAAGGCGATTGAGGCAATTGATGAGTGCGTGGGAAGGATTGTTAGAGCTTGTCAGGAAGTTGGCGGTACTATACTTATAACTGCTGACCATGGAAATTCAGAGCAGATGATAGATCCAGTTACTAAAGAGCCACAAACGGCTCATACGACAAATCCTGTGCCATTTATAGTAATTGGCGAGGGTGATGTTACACTTAGAAATGATGGAATACTTGCTGATATAGCACCAACAGTGCTTGATATAATGGGACTTCCAAAACCACAAGAGATGACAGGTAAGTCCCTTATAATAGGAAGATAA
- the eno gene encoding phosphopyruvate hydratase, producing MSIIVDVYAREILDSRGNPTVEVEVELDSGAVGRAAVPSGASTGQFEAVELRDGDNSRYLGKGVLKAVENVNEKIAPEIIGMDAIDQVAIDKAMIDLDGTPNKSNLGANAILGVSLAVAKAAAEEVGLPLYQYLGGVNAKILPVPMMNILNGGKHADNNVDIQEFMIMPVGAQSFHEALRTCAEVFHNLRSVLKSKGLSTTVGDEGGFAPNLTSNEEAIQVILEAIQKAGYVPGEDVAIALDPASSEMYKEDGKYHFDGEGVVRTSEEMVDYWEQLVNKYPIVSIEDGLAEEDWNGWKLLTERLGKRIQLVGDDLFVTNTERLSKGIKMGVANSILIKLNQIGTLTETLDAIEMAKKAGYTAVVSHRSGETEDSTIADLVVAVNAGQIKTGAPSRTDRVVKYNQLMRIEEGLGGIAQYLGKDAFYNVK from the coding sequence ATGTCTATAATTGTAGATGTTTATGCTAGGGAAATCCTTGATTCAAGGGGAAATCCAACAGTAGAAGTTGAAGTTGAATTAGATAGCGGTGCAGTAGGACGTGCTGCAGTTCCATCTGGTGCTTCAACAGGTCAGTTTGAAGCAGTTGAATTAAGAGATGGCGACAATAGCAGATATTTAGGCAAAGGTGTATTAAAGGCTGTAGAAAATGTAAATGAAAAGATTGCTCCAGAAATTATTGGAATGGATGCAATAGACCAGGTAGCTATAGACAAAGCCATGATTGATTTGGATGGAACACCAAATAAGTCTAATCTTGGTGCTAATGCAATTCTTGGTGTATCACTGGCTGTTGCTAAAGCTGCTGCTGAAGAAGTTGGCTTGCCACTTTATCAATACCTCGGCGGTGTAAATGCAAAGATTCTGCCTGTTCCAATGATGAACATATTAAACGGTGGAAAACACGCAGATAACAATGTTGACATACAAGAATTTATGATCATGCCTGTTGGTGCGCAAAGCTTCCATGAGGCTTTAAGGACATGTGCTGAAGTTTTCCACAATTTAAGGTCTGTACTTAAATCAAAAGGCTTAAGCACAACAGTTGGTGATGAAGGTGGTTTCGCGCCAAATCTTACATCAAATGAAGAAGCAATCCAGGTAATATTAGAAGCTATACAAAAAGCAGGTTATGTACCAGGGGAAGATGTAGCAATAGCACTTGATCCTGCATCATCAGAGATGTACAAAGAAGATGGAAAATATCATTTCGATGGTGAAGGAGTAGTCAGGACATCAGAAGAAATGGTAGACTACTGGGAACAACTTGTAAATAAATATCCTATCGTTTCTATAGAAGACGGCTTGGCAGAAGAGGATTGGAATGGCTGGAAGCTCTTAACAGAAAGATTAGGCAAGAGGATACAGCTTGTAGGTGACGATCTTTTTGTTACAAATACAGAAAGACTCTCAAAAGGTATAAAGATGGGTGTTGCAAATTCAATACTCATTAAACTTAATCAGATAGGTACACTTACTGAAACTCTCGATGCAATAGAGATGGCTAAGAAAGCAGGATATACTGCTGTTGTATCACACCGTTCAGGCGAAACAGAAGACTCAACTATTGCAGACCTTGTTGTTGCTGTAAATGCTGGACAAATTAAGACTGGTGCTCCTTCAAGAACAGATAGAGTTGTAAAATACAACCAATTAATGAGAATAGAAGAAGGATTAGGTGGAATAGCGCAATACCTTGGAAAAGATGCATTTTACAACGTAAAATGA
- the dnaG gene encoding DNA primase: MSYSKDVIDRVIEENDIVDIVSNYVSLKRSGKDFKGLCPFHHEKTPSFNVSQEKQLYHCFGCHASGNVITFVMNIENIGFKEAVEFLADKAGIKIEEENLSGIEYQKKKLKEEIYEINRLAAIFYYKCLYSRSGQAALKYLYDRGIDDVTIKRFGLGYSPNGGDELLKFLKAHKYSIDTMVNAGLISKSSNGGFYDRFRNRVMFPIIDEKNNVIGFGGRVLDNMKPKYLNTAETIVFKKGKTLYGINYAKKTKEDKFIIVEGYMDAIALYQSGIDNAVASLGTALTKEQGRLIKKYKNTVVISYDADEAGVEATMRGLNLLDELDLNVNILTIPNGKDPDEYVRKEGFDAFKKLLEKTDTLIEYKIKKYKQDLDLNNPADRIKYIKKVCKDLSTIKDKVKRDVYVSIVAKDAEIPENTIRAEIDQFVKGFVQNNKKIRYTVGNNRHNIKYSGIKKIPSLKYLIALLLIDNKLYDKVKEKIDVNDIDDELLKSVITFMFERLEDGGRVDIKDLSFMLDNAKLRDEFNDIFDILYSEKEINEKIVDDCIREIIKDDLNRKIVRIKKEIDDSYISGDIEKERELLVQLQNYEKEMLKLKNG, encoded by the coding sequence ATGTCTTATTCGAAAGACGTAATTGATAGAGTTATAGAAGAAAATGATATAGTTGATATAGTTTCAAATTATGTTTCATTAAAGAGATCTGGAAAAGACTTTAAAGGATTATGCCCATTCCATCATGAAAAAACACCATCCTTCAATGTAAGTCAAGAAAAACAGCTTTATCATTGTTTTGGTTGCCATGCAAGCGGAAATGTCATTACCTTTGTAATGAATATAGAGAATATAGGTTTTAAGGAAGCCGTTGAGTTCTTGGCAGATAAAGCTGGTATAAAAATCGAGGAAGAAAATTTATCAGGTATAGAGTACCAAAAGAAAAAGCTGAAAGAAGAAATATATGAAATAAATAGATTAGCTGCAATATTTTATTACAAATGCCTTTATTCTAGATCTGGACAAGCTGCTTTAAAATACCTTTATGACAGAGGTATAGATGACGTTACGATAAAAAGATTTGGTCTTGGATATTCACCAAATGGTGGAGATGAATTATTGAAATTTCTAAAAGCGCATAAATATAGTATAGACACAATGGTTAATGCAGGACTAATATCAAAAAGCAGTAATGGTGGATTCTATGACAGGTTTAGAAATCGAGTAATGTTCCCAATAATTGATGAAAAAAACAATGTAATAGGGTTTGGCGGTAGAGTGCTTGATAACATGAAGCCAAAATATTTAAACACTGCTGAAACTATTGTTTTTAAAAAAGGTAAAACTCTATATGGAATTAATTATGCTAAAAAGACGAAGGAAGATAAATTTATAATCGTTGAAGGATATATGGATGCTATTGCTTTATATCAAAGCGGAATTGATAATGCTGTTGCGTCATTAGGCACAGCTCTGACTAAGGAGCAAGGCAGGCTTATAAAAAAGTACAAAAATACCGTCGTCATTTCATACGATGCTGACGAAGCTGGTGTTGAAGCGACAATGAGAGGACTTAATCTTTTAGATGAGCTGGACTTAAATGTGAACATACTGACAATACCTAATGGTAAAGATCCAGATGAATATGTGAGAAAAGAAGGATTTGATGCTTTTAAAAAGCTTCTTGAAAAAACAGACACATTGATAGAGTATAAAATTAAAAAGTATAAGCAGGATTTAGATTTAAATAATCCTGCAGACAGAATCAAATATATCAAAAAGGTATGCAAGGATCTTTCTACAATTAAAGATAAAGTAAAAAGAGATGTATATGTATCAATAGTAGCGAAAGATGCTGAAATACCTGAAAACACTATTAGAGCAGAAATAGATCAATTTGTCAAGGGTTTTGTACAAAATAATAAAAAAATTAGGTATACAGTTGGCAATAATAGGCATAATATTAAATACAGTGGGATAAAAAAGATACCATCCCTTAAATATTTGATTGCATTGCTGCTGATTGATAATAAACTTTATGATAAAGTAAAAGAAAAGATAGACGTAAATGACATTGACGATGAACTTTTAAAGTCTGTTATAACATTTATGTTTGAAAGGCTTGAAGATGGAGGACGTGTAGATATAAAAGACTTAAGCTTTATGTTAGACAATGCTAAATTGAGAGACGAATTTAACGATATATTCGATATACTGTATAGCGAAAAAGAAATCAATGAAAAAATAGTTGATGATTGCATCAGAGAGATAATAAAAGACGATTTAAACAGGAAGATAGTCCGCATTAAAAAAGAAATTGACGATTCTTATATTTCTGGCGACATTGAGAAAGAAAGGGAACTTTTAGTACAATTACAGAATTATGAAAAGGAGATGCTGAAGTTAAAAAATGGCTGA
- a CDS encoding class I SAM-dependent methyltransferase has product MKLSKRLKSIVQMVQVHSKVADIGTDHGYIPVYLYLNGISDYIIASDVKLASLNKAIDEIERHKLSENIIVRLGDGLSVIKPYEVDTAIIAGMGGILITDILEKDKNIAATIKRFILQPMTASDHLRRYICENGYSIIDEDLVFEKGKFFEIITVEHGIETVDDEIFFEIGKKLFEKSHPLLKDFIRYKIGKLNKIIDEVSKGNNSASLKEDILHKIKKYEVLLYESEMPDNSRND; this is encoded by the coding sequence ATGAAGCTGTCAAAGAGATTAAAGTCTATTGTTCAAATGGTACAAGTTCATTCAAAAGTTGCAGATATTGGGACAGATCATGGTTATATACCTGTCTACCTTTACTTAAATGGCATTTCAGACTACATTATTGCATCTGATGTAAAATTAGCTTCCCTTAATAAAGCTATTGATGAGATCGAAAGGCACAAGTTGTCAGAAAATATTATTGTACGGCTTGGTGATGGATTAAGTGTTATAAAACCATACGAAGTTGATACTGCAATAATAGCAGGAATGGGTGGAATACTAATAACAGATATATTGGAAAAAGATAAAAATATTGCAGCGACGATAAAGAGGTTTATTTTGCAGCCTATGACAGCATCAGACCATCTTCGCAGATATATTTGTGAAAATGGATATTCAATTATTGATGAAGACCTTGTTTTCGAAAAAGGTAAATTTTTTGAAATAATAACTGTTGAGCATGGCATTGAAACGGTTGACGATGAGATTTTTTTTGAAATAGGCAAAAAACTCTTTGAAAAGAGTCACCCTTTGCTTAAAGATTTTATAAGATATAAAATAGGAAAGTTGAATAAAATAATTGATGAAGTTTCTAAAGGCAATAATAGTGCCTCTTTAAAAGAGGATATTTTGCATAAAATTAAAAAATATGAGGTGTTATTATATGAGTCTGAAATGCCAGACAATAGCCGGAATGATTGA
- a CDS encoding DUF134 domain-containing protein produces the protein MPRPQKCRWVKCEPNVNYFKPVGIPMHSLNEVVLTVEEFEAIRLKDLEGLEQEECAEKMRVSRPTFFRIIISAREKVADALVNGKAIKVEGGNYKVYGDDTVHHGHCHRHGMDINEDE, from the coding sequence ATGCCAAGACCTCAAAAATGCAGATGGGTAAAATGTGAACCAAATGTTAACTATTTTAAGCCGGTGGGGATACCTATGCATTCTTTAAATGAAGTAGTGCTTACAGTTGAAGAATTTGAAGCTATCAGGCTAAAGGATTTGGAAGGTTTGGAGCAAGAAGAGTGTGCAGAAAAGATGAGAGTTTCAAGACCAACATTTTTTAGAATTATTATTTCCGCTCGTGAGAAAGTTGCTGATGCTCTTGTTAATGGAAAGGCAATTAAAGTGGAGGGCGGAAATTACAAAGTTTATGGAGACGATACAGTACATCATGGTCATTGCCACAGGCACGGTATGGATATAAATGAAGATGAGTAA
- the mnmA gene encoding tRNA 2-thiouridine(34) synthase MnmA, whose translation MIGSNKNIKVVVGMSGGVDSSVSALLLKEQGYDVVGIFMKNWDEEDDSGYCTAAEDYEDVVRVCDKIGIPYYSINFTQEYWDRVFKYFLNEYQSGRTPNPDVMCNKEIKFKAFLDFSLKIGADYIATGHYARIEYSNGKYRMLKGVDKNKDQTYFLCELGQKQLSKTMFPIGHLNKFEVREIARKAGLKTADKKDSTGICFIGERKFKEFLNQFLPAKPGEIRDLSGRVLGKHDGLMFYTLGQRRGLGIGGIGTGEPWFVVDKDVKNNILYVAQGEKNPALYSYALFAKDVNWIDNSIEADTFRCKAKFRYRQPDQDVTVYAKDAGYLVVFDKPQRAVTPGQFVVFYDGEYCLGGGVIDSIVKDKNILNDYI comes from the coding sequence ATGATTGGAAGTAATAAGAATATAAAAGTCGTAGTAGGAATGTCCGGTGGAGTTGATTCATCTGTATCTGCACTGCTTCTTAAAGAGCAAGGATACGATGTAGTCGGGATATTTATGAAAAACTGGGATGAAGAAGATGACTCTGGATACTGTACAGCAGCAGAGGATTATGAAGATGTTGTCAGAGTTTGTGATAAAATTGGCATACCGTATTATTCAATAAATTTTACTCAGGAATATTGGGATAGGGTATTTAAATATTTTTTGAATGAATACCAAAGTGGAAGAACACCAAATCCGGACGTTATGTGCAATAAAGAGATAAAATTCAAAGCATTTTTAGATTTTTCATTGAAAATTGGAGCAGACTATATTGCAACAGGCCACTATGCAAGAATAGAATACAGCAACGGTAAATACAGGATGTTAAAAGGTGTTGATAAAAATAAAGATCAAACGTATTTTTTGTGTGAATTAGGGCAGAAGCAGTTGTCTAAGACGATGTTTCCAATAGGCCACTTAAACAAATTTGAAGTCAGAGAAATAGCTAGAAAGGCTGGTCTTAAAACTGCAGATAAAAAAGACAGCACAGGTATATGCTTTATCGGAGAAAGGAAGTTTAAAGAATTTTTAAATCAATTTCTGCCTGCTAAGCCGGGAGAAATAAGAGATTTATCAGGACGTGTTTTAGGAAAACACGACGGATTGATGTTTTATACATTAGGACAGAGAAGAGGGCTAGGAATAGGTGGCATTGGTACTGGAGAACCTTGGTTTGTAGTTGATAAAGATGTTAAAAACAATATACTTTATGTGGCACAAGGTGAAAAAAATCCAGCTTTATATTCGTATGCATTGTTTGCTAAAGATGTTAATTGGATTGACAACAGCATAGAAGCTGATACATTTAGATGCAAGGCAAAATTCAGGTATAGGCAGCCTGACCAAGATGTAACTGTTTATGCTAAAGACGCTGGGTACTTGGTGGTTTTTGATAAGCCGCAAAGGGCTGTTACACCAGGACAATTTGTCGTATTTTACGATGGTGAATATTGTCTTGGTGGTGGTGTAATAGACAGCATTGTAAAAGACAAAAATATTCTTAATGATTATATATAA
- the secG gene encoding preprotein translocase subunit SecG, whose protein sequence is MLKIIVLIIHIIVSLFMMAVILLQQGKSAGISGAIAGGAETFFGKNKARTMEGTLERLTTISAVVFIITSLILTLLMGR, encoded by the coding sequence ATGCTAAAAATAATAGTACTTATAATTCATATTATTGTCAGTTTATTTATGATGGCAGTTATTTTGTTGCAGCAGGGCAAAAGTGCAGGTATATCTGGAGCTATAGCAGGTGGTGCTGAAACTTTCTTTGGCAAAAACAAGGCAAGGACGATGGAAGGCACTTTGGAGAGACTTACGACAATCAGTGCAGTCGTATTTATCATTACTTCATTGATATTAACATTGCTGATGGGAAGATAA